Proteins encoded in a region of the Solanum dulcamara chromosome 9, daSolDulc1.2, whole genome shotgun sequence genome:
- the LOC129903579 gene encoding secreted RxLR effector protein 161-like — translation MPQFEDRVEHMLTVPYASAVGSIMYAMMCTRPDIAQSISAVSRYIDNLGKRHWKIVKWILRYLKGACDVGLTFQKSEDLLVLDYVNSYYARDLDKKSTTGYIFTLIGSVVSWKSTLQSIVALSTTMTEYMSATEEVKYLIERFGGKIEFGSERDIKIEKVITDDKATDMLTKIVPLVHTARTWREYASTNATLGEQLLDGASVFNKGLILLVSYNEISQ, via the exons ATGCCTCAATTTGAGGATAGGGTGGAGCATATGTTAACGGTTCCTTATGCTAGCGCAGTTGGTAgcattatgtatgctatgatgtgCACACGTCCAGATATTGCTCAATCTATAAGTGCAGTAAGCAGGTACATAGACAATCTAGGAAAAAGGCATTGGAAAATTGTCAAGTGGATATTGAGATATCTCAAAGGAGCTTGTGATGTTGGTCTAACCTTTCAAAAAAGTGAAGATCTTTTAGTTCTCGATTATGTGAATTCTTACTATGCAAGGGATCTTGATAAGAAGTCCACAACTGGATACATTTTTACTCTCATTGGCAGTGTCGTTAGTTGGAAATCGACTTTACAGTCGATTGTTGCTTTGTCTACAACAATGACAGAATATATGTCAGCAACAGAGGAAGTGAAATATCTGATTGAAAGGTTTGGTGGAAAAATTGAGTTTGGTTCAG AGAGAGATATCAAGATCGAGAAGGTTATCACAGATGATAAAGCTACAGACATGTTAACCAAGATAGTCCCGCTTGTGCACACTGCAAGGACTTGGCGGGAGTATGCATCAACTAATGCAACTCTGGGAGAACAACTGCTAGATGGAGCTAGTGTGTTCAACAAAGGTTTGATTCTTCTTGTTTCTTACAATGAGATTTCCCAGTAA
- the LOC129903578 gene encoding xyloglucan endotransglucosylase/hydrolase protein 2-like produces the protein MIVSFQSSFVFISISFLASQYVSADEVSFYQNYYQKYGGDHLIVTDQGKEVCLVLDQYTGSGFISNQNFGSGDFSINLKIPNKNTTGVITTFYLTSLPVNENPGIPHDEVDFEFLGGDNKYTLSTNIFANDGGSREQQFNLEFDPTADFHTYRILWNQYHIVFFVDDVPIRVFKNNTNNGVNYPSNKMHIEATIWNDTNWLGEVDWSQAPFRAYYREFSINGCQYQESNLQDCYSNNYYWNTITSLTPDQIQKYEDVKADQMTYNYCVQNNTRDFPECMLN, from the exons ATGATAGTTAGCTTTCAATCtagttttgttttcattagtattTCCTTTCTTGCTAGTCAATATGTAAGTGCAGATGAGGTTTCCTTTTACCAGAATTATTATCAGAAATATGGAGGTGACCATCTAATTGTTACTGACCAGGGAAAAGAAGTTTGCCTAGTGCTTGACCAATATACAG GTTCTGGATTtatctcaaatcaaaattttgGTTCTGGAGATTTTAGCATCAACTTAAAGATACCAAACAAGAACACTACAGGAGTTATAACAACATTTTAC TTAACATCACTTCCAGTAAATGAAAATCCCGGAATACCCCATGATGAGGTTGATTTTGAGTTCCTTGGAGGAGATAACAAATATACGTTAAGTACAAATATATTTGCAAATGATGGAGGGAGTAGGGAACAACAGTTTAATCTCGAGTTTGATCCTACTGCTGATTTCCATACGTATCGAATTCTTTGGAACCAGTATCATATCGT GTTCTTTGTGGATGATGTTCCTATAAGAGTTTTCAAAAACAATACTAATAATGGTGTGAATTATCCATCAAACAAAATGCACATAGAAGCAACAATATGGAATGATACAAACTGGCTGGGAGAAGTGGATTGGAGCCAAGCACCGTTCAGAGCTTATTATCGCGAATTTTCGATTAATGGATGTCAATATCAAGAATCAAACCTTCAAGATTGCTACAGCAATAACTACTATTGGAATACAATTACGAGTCTTACACCAGATCAAATTCAGAAATATGAAGATGTGAAGGCTGACCAAATGACTTATAATTATTGCGTGCAGAACAATACTAGAGATTTTCCAGAATGCATGTTAAATTGA